In Malania oleifera isolate guangnan ecotype guangnan chromosome 8, ASM2987363v1, whole genome shotgun sequence, a single window of DNA contains:
- the LOC131162295 gene encoding N-glycosylase/DNA lyase OGG1 isoform X2: protein MKRRRPKLPVSVPKQQPPSTPATPRTILKIFPSKKSIPTSISSEKPRKILKHLNATIPTNQTSPDSKTLKWVPLNLSKSELCLPLTFPTGQTFRWKQTGPVQYTGVVKSHLVSLKQLEDGDVAYSLHHTTNEASGRLALLDFLNVDISLSDMWEDFSASDPRFAELAKHLGGARVLRQDPLECLIQFLCSSNNNIPRITGMVDYVSSLGSYLGTVEGFQFHEFPSLERLSLVSENELREAGFGYRAKYITGTVNALQSKPCGGVEWLASLRLSDLQEAIDALSTLPGVGPKVAACIALFSLDQHHAIPVDTHVWQIATRYLIPELAGARLTPKLCSRVADAFVRKYGKYAGWAQTLLFISELPSQKVLQASNSRPADGKNSAKKKDGTISA from the exons ATGAAGAGACGAAGGCCCAAGTTACCAGTCTCTGTTCCCAAACAGCAACCTCCTTCAACCCCTGCAACCCCACGCACCATCCTCAAAATCTTCCCATCTAAGAAATCCATTCCCACTTCCATTTCATCTGAAAAACCAAGAAAAATCCTAAAACACCTTAATGCGACAATACCCACAAACCAGACCTCACCGGACTCCAAAACCCTTAAATGGGTACCCCTCAATCTTAGCAAATCCGAGCTCTGCTTGCCCCTCACATTTCCCACAGGCCAAACCTTCAGGTGGAAACAAACCGGTCCAGTTCAATACACAGGTGTTGTGAAGTCCCATCTGGTGTCCCTTAAGCAGCTTGAAGATGGAGACGTCGCATATTCTCTTCATCATACAACCAATGAGGCTAGTGGTAGATTGGCTTTGTTGGATTTCCTCAATGTGGATATTTCTCTGAGTGATATGTGGGAGGACTTCTCGGCCTCAGACCCGAGGTTTGCGGAGTTGGCAAAGCATTTAGGCGGTGCCCGCGTCCTTAGGCAAGACCCGCTTGAGTGCCTCATTCAGTTTCTGTGTTCATCCAACAACAACATTCCAAGAATTACTGGCATGGTGGACTATGTTTCGTCGCTGGGGAGTTACTTGGGTACAGTTGAAGGTTTTCAATTCCACGAATTCCCATCTCTGGAGCGCTTGTCGCTGGTTTCAGAGAACGAGCTTAGAGAGGCAGGTTTTGGTTACAG GGCCAAGTACATAACTGGCACGGTAAATGCCTTGCAATCGAAACCTTGTGGAGGAGTAGAGTGGCTTGCTTCTCTTCGTTTATCGGATCTTCAAGAGGCAATTGATGCTCTCTCTACTTTACCTGGTGTCGGTCCCAAGGTGGCAGCTTGCATTGCTCTCTTTTCTTTGGATCAACATCATGCCATTCCTGTTGATACCCATGTGTGGCAG ATTGCTACTAGATACCTTATCCCTGAGCTTGCAGGTGCTCGTTTAACGCCAAAGCTCTGCAGTCGTGTGGCAGATGCATTTGTCAGAAAATATGGAAAGTATGCTGGTTGGGCCCAGACTCTACTTTTCATTTCTGAATTGCCTTCACAAAAGGTTTTACAAGCATCAAATTCACGGCCTGCTGATGGAAAAAACTCTGCCAAGAAGAAGGATGGCACAATAAGTG
- the LOC131162295 gene encoding N-glycosylase/DNA lyase OGG1 isoform X1: MKRRRPKLPVSVPKQQPPSTPATPRTILKIFPSKKSIPTSISSEKPRKILKHLNATIPTNQTSPDSKTLKWVPLNLSKSELCLPLTFPTGQTFRWKQTGPVQYTGVVKSHLVSLKQLEDGDVAYSLHHTTNEASGRLALLDFLNVDISLSDMWEDFSASDPRFAELAKHLGGARVLRQDPLECLIQFLCSSNNNIPRITGMVDYVSSLGSYLGTVEGFQFHEFPSLERLSLVSENELREAGFGYRAKYITGTVNALQSKPCGGVEWLASLRLSDLQEAIDALSTLPGVGPKVAACIALFSLDQHHAIPVDTHVWQIATRYLIPELAGARLTPKLCSRVADAFVRKYGKYAGWAQTLLFISELPSQKVLQASNSRPADGKNSAKKKDGTISGDNLFRPLLKVECFIFYFGFIENYFICFFFF, translated from the exons ATGAAGAGACGAAGGCCCAAGTTACCAGTCTCTGTTCCCAAACAGCAACCTCCTTCAACCCCTGCAACCCCACGCACCATCCTCAAAATCTTCCCATCTAAGAAATCCATTCCCACTTCCATTTCATCTGAAAAACCAAGAAAAATCCTAAAACACCTTAATGCGACAATACCCACAAACCAGACCTCACCGGACTCCAAAACCCTTAAATGGGTACCCCTCAATCTTAGCAAATCCGAGCTCTGCTTGCCCCTCACATTTCCCACAGGCCAAACCTTCAGGTGGAAACAAACCGGTCCAGTTCAATACACAGGTGTTGTGAAGTCCCATCTGGTGTCCCTTAAGCAGCTTGAAGATGGAGACGTCGCATATTCTCTTCATCATACAACCAATGAGGCTAGTGGTAGATTGGCTTTGTTGGATTTCCTCAATGTGGATATTTCTCTGAGTGATATGTGGGAGGACTTCTCGGCCTCAGACCCGAGGTTTGCGGAGTTGGCAAAGCATTTAGGCGGTGCCCGCGTCCTTAGGCAAGACCCGCTTGAGTGCCTCATTCAGTTTCTGTGTTCATCCAACAACAACATTCCAAGAATTACTGGCATGGTGGACTATGTTTCGTCGCTGGGGAGTTACTTGGGTACAGTTGAAGGTTTTCAATTCCACGAATTCCCATCTCTGGAGCGCTTGTCGCTGGTTTCAGAGAACGAGCTTAGAGAGGCAGGTTTTGGTTACAG GGCCAAGTACATAACTGGCACGGTAAATGCCTTGCAATCGAAACCTTGTGGAGGAGTAGAGTGGCTTGCTTCTCTTCGTTTATCGGATCTTCAAGAGGCAATTGATGCTCTCTCTACTTTACCTGGTGTCGGTCCCAAGGTGGCAGCTTGCATTGCTCTCTTTTCTTTGGATCAACATCATGCCATTCCTGTTGATACCCATGTGTGGCAG ATTGCTACTAGATACCTTATCCCTGAGCTTGCAGGTGCTCGTTTAACGCCAAAGCTCTGCAGTCGTGTGGCAGATGCATTTGTCAGAAAATATGGAAAGTATGCTGGTTGGGCCCAGACTCTACTTTTCATTTCTGAATTGCCTTCACAAAAGGTTTTACAAGCATCAAATTCACGGCCTGCTGATGGAAAAAACTCTGCCAAGAAGAAGGATGGCACAATAAGTGGTGATAATCTTTTTAGACCTCTTTTGAAAGTTGaatgctttattttttattttggcttcattgaaaattattttatatgctttttttttttttaa
- the LOC131162295 gene encoding N-glycosylase/DNA lyase OGG1 isoform X3: MKRRRPKLPVSVPKQQPPSTPATPRTILKIFPSKKSIPTSISSEKPRKILKHLNATIPTNQTSPDSKTLKWVPLNLSKSELCLPLTFPTGQTFRWKQTGPVQYTGVVKSHLVSLKQLEDGDVAYSLHHTTNEASGRLALLDFLNVDISLSDMWEDFSASDPRFAELAKHLGGARVLRQDPLECLIQFLCSSNNNIPRITGMVDYVSSLGSYLGTVEGFQFHEFPSLERLSLVSENELREAGFGYRAKYITGTVNALQSKPCGGVEWLASLRLSDLQEAIDALSTLPGVGPKVAACIALFSLDQHHAIPVDTHVWQVLV; encoded by the exons ATGAAGAGACGAAGGCCCAAGTTACCAGTCTCTGTTCCCAAACAGCAACCTCCTTCAACCCCTGCAACCCCACGCACCATCCTCAAAATCTTCCCATCTAAGAAATCCATTCCCACTTCCATTTCATCTGAAAAACCAAGAAAAATCCTAAAACACCTTAATGCGACAATACCCACAAACCAGACCTCACCGGACTCCAAAACCCTTAAATGGGTACCCCTCAATCTTAGCAAATCCGAGCTCTGCTTGCCCCTCACATTTCCCACAGGCCAAACCTTCAGGTGGAAACAAACCGGTCCAGTTCAATACACAGGTGTTGTGAAGTCCCATCTGGTGTCCCTTAAGCAGCTTGAAGATGGAGACGTCGCATATTCTCTTCATCATACAACCAATGAGGCTAGTGGTAGATTGGCTTTGTTGGATTTCCTCAATGTGGATATTTCTCTGAGTGATATGTGGGAGGACTTCTCGGCCTCAGACCCGAGGTTTGCGGAGTTGGCAAAGCATTTAGGCGGTGCCCGCGTCCTTAGGCAAGACCCGCTTGAGTGCCTCATTCAGTTTCTGTGTTCATCCAACAACAACATTCCAAGAATTACTGGCATGGTGGACTATGTTTCGTCGCTGGGGAGTTACTTGGGTACAGTTGAAGGTTTTCAATTCCACGAATTCCCATCTCTGGAGCGCTTGTCGCTGGTTTCAGAGAACGAGCTTAGAGAGGCAGGTTTTGGTTACAG GGCCAAGTACATAACTGGCACGGTAAATGCCTTGCAATCGAAACCTTGTGGAGGAGTAGAGTGGCTTGCTTCTCTTCGTTTATCGGATCTTCAAGAGGCAATTGATGCTCTCTCTACTTTACCTGGTGTCGGTCCCAAGGTGGCAGCTTGCATTGCTCTCTTTTCTTTGGATCAACATCATGCCATTCCTGTTGATACCCATGTGTGGCAG GTGCTCGTTTAA